The following is a genomic window from Niabella soli DSM 19437.
CGATACAGGCTACATTGGGTTGCATCCGAAAACGGCGCTGCACCAACCCGTTGTTCAAAAGGAGCTCTTTTTTATCAGCGCTTTCCGTAACAACTGCCCTGCTTTTAACCGGCGTAACCAGCCAATCGGATGGCATGGACTGTGCTTGGGTAAATAAAAAATTACAGCAAAAAATGAATGCCAAAAAAAATCCGGACAGCCTCATAGTTTATTAAATTATAAAGCTAAGATAAGCTACGGGCCGTTATGGCTGAAAACAAGGCCAATCTTATTTTTTATTATGAAGAATGATGGGGGCCGAGCAAACGAATCGGGCTCCCGGTAAAGGGCCGACCGGAATAATCCAGATTACACCTCATAAAATGAAACGCTGGTGCCAGAAAGTAAAGGATCCTCTATCCGTTTTTTCATGAATAATGGCCATGAATCTGCGGAATCAATTGGAAACGGAAAATCAAACGGCGGCTTTTACATTTACAGCTATCAGGCCTTTGGGGCCGCGCTCTATTTCAAAAGCAACTTTCAGGTTTTCTTTTAATTCAACAGCCGATGCGTTCACGTGTACGAAAATGCTTTCGCCTGTATGGGTGTCCTTAATAAATCCGAATCCTTTGTTGCTGTCGTAAAAAGTAACAACGCCTGTATGGGTGTTATCGACTGGATTTAAGGCCCGGCTATTGGCTACAACGGGTGGGATGTCAGTAATGGGTTTGTGGGTTCTGTCGGGTGGTGTGGCAGACAGGTTGCCGTATTCATCTACATAGGCAAGCATATCATCAAAGCTTTTGCCTTTATCGGCATGCTCTTTACGTTCCTGTTTTTTTTCTTCTTTTTTCTTTTTAGCGTTCTTCTTTTTTAATTCTCTTTCCCGTTTATTCCAGCTTTCTGCCATTCTGTTTTTTTAAGTTAAATAATTAAGTAATGCGATGTCTCGCAGTAATCAGCAAATGCCTATTGAGCGGCAGCGCTTAAGCGGGTAAATCCCGATCCGCTGAATAAGCGCGACAGGTTAATGTCCTTCGTTTGTTTCCACCGTTCCAGGTTTTTAGTGTGCACCACACGCCAGAAGTTTTTTGCTTTCAGCTCATCATAATCACGGGTGTTTATAAAAATGCCGGTCACAGTTGCCCGATCTTTGAAATGAATGTTTATAGTCCCCGCTTTTTTAGTATTGGTTGCTAAAAATTTTTCTATAGATGCTGCATCCATGTGATCTTCTTTTTAAGGTCTTTAAATAACTGAATAACCGGCATTTCTTTTACCAGCGGTTAGAATAGCTGGGCTTTTCTTCTTTGGGACGTGCCTCGGATACTTTAATAGAGCGGCCGTCCTGCATGGTGCCGTTCAGATCCCGGATCGCCTTAATAGCGGCATTTTCATCCGGCATTTCAACAAATCCAAAACCCCTGCTTTGCCGGGTGATTTTGTCTGTGATGACGCGGGCGCTATCCACAGCACCGTATGATGAAAATAATTCAGAAAGGTCTTCAGAGGTAAAGCTGTACCCAAGATTGGACACGAAAATGTTCATTTTGAAAAAATTTAATAATTGATAAATGATTCGAGAAAGGCAAATAATATAAAGCGGAAATGCTGAAAAGCGCGTGCTTATAATAGAGCGGTAACTCAAATTAACGGTGCAAAGATACGTTTTTTTCCTTAAAAACCGCTCTTTTCTTTGATAGCACATACAGAAACCGGCAGATGGCCGTCTGCACAACTCCATGGGATATAAAATTTCCGGGCTCTTCGCTTCCGGAAAGCCGCCCATATATTCCCTTGTAGATGGCGTCGTTTGGTAGTGTCCGGAACAGCATTTTGCTCAGCGCAGCTATTATAAAAGGGTTTCTTATTAATGCCGGTATTGTATTTTTTAGTAGATTCAATATTATGTTGCATCACCTTCCCTTTTATCTCCTGCTGATCGTGTTTATTATGCTGTTGGTTATGCTGGCGAAGCGTATTAATGTTGCCTACCCGATCATACTGGTATTGGGTGGGCTGGCAATCAGCCTGATACCGGCGATGCCGGTAGTGGAAATCAATCACGAACTTATTTTCTTTGTTTTTTTGCCGCCTCTTTTATATGAGGCTGCCTGGCAAACTTCCTGGAAAGAGTTTTGGCGGTTCCGGCGTATCATTAGCAGTTTTGCATTTTTGATCGTAATCCTCACCTCCCTGGTGGTGGCCTGGGTAGCCAGCAGTTTTATCCCCGGGTTTAGCCTGGCATTGGGTTTTCTGTTGGGCGGCATTGTATCGCCCCCCGATGCCGTAAGCGCTTCTGCTATTATGAAATCGGTAAAAGTGCCCAAGGCGCTGGAGGCCATTATAGAAGGAGAGAGCTTATTGAACGACGCATCGAGCCTGATCGTGTTTCGCTTTGCATTGGTAGCGGTGGAAACGGGGAGCTTTGTGTTCCGGGATGCCGCCTTTAGTTTTTTCTGGGTGATACTGGCAGGTATTGCTATTGGGCTGGCGGTAGGCTTTTTGTTCTATTTATTGCACCGGTGGCTGCCTACTGATGTAAATATCGACCTGGTGTTTACGCTGGTGGCGCCTTATGCAATGTACCTGGCTGCAGAATCGCTCCACGTTTCGGGGGTGCTGGCGGTTGTGAGCGGGGGGCTGTTCCTGTCTACCCATCAGCACCGGATCATGAACAGCAGCAGCCGGCTCCGGGTCACCAGCGTTTGGTCTGCGCTGGGCTTTGTGCTCAACGGGCTGGTCTTTATGCTGATCGGGTTGGCGCTGCCATCGATTGCAAACGGGTTGGGAGATGTAAGCATGAACGAGGCGATCGGCTACGGCGTACTGATAACAGGGGTGCTCATCGTGGGGCGCCTGCTGTCGGCCTATGGAGCTATTGGTTTTACCCTTTTTATCAGCAGGTATATCCGGACGGCCGGAGCCCCCCGCAACTGGAAAGCTCCTTTTATATTTGGCTGGTCGGGTATGCGGGGCGTTGTGTCACTGGCTGCGGCTTTATCGATACCCGCGGTTCTTACGGGAACAACGATTCCTTTTCCGCAGCGTAACCTGATCCTTTTTATCACTTTTATTGTTATCCTTCTTACGCTGATCGTTCAGGGGCTCACGATGCCCTGGTTTATAAAAGTACTGCGGCTGGAAGATCCTGATCATCATCCTGCTTATGAAGAAGAACGCAAAATGATCAGTCAACGATTGGCCAGCAATAGTCTGAGTTATATGCGGGAGCACTATGCGGACGAATTAACTGCACAGCCGGCGCTTCAAAAGATCTCACAGATCTGGGAAAGTAAAAAGGAGTTTACGGGAAATGAACAGCTAAACGTGGTTTGCCGCAATGTGTACCTGGAAGTGATCAATAAACAACGGGACTGGTTGCATGAATGGAATAAAGATCTGAAGACCAATGAAGAGATCATACGCGGGCAACTGATGCAGTTGGATCTGGAAGAAGAAAAACTGAAGCTCTCCTGAGTATCCTGTGGTTCGGTAAGAACGACATTTTTATCCGGGCGTAGCGTGCTTTTGAATTGGTTGTACTATTTAGTTCAGCAGGCAGGCGAGGGGCTTCAATATTACCCCCAAAGCGGTTGCAACCTTTATTTGGCAGGATCAAAACAATAAAACAGATGGAAAAATATTTATTTCCGGTTGGCTGCGTTATTTAGGCGCATGTCTGCGTTCAAAAAATAAACATATTTATTGACCTTGTGGCCCGTTAACCAATGGGATCACTTTTGTACCGATCAGTTCTATTGATCGGTACACCTGTTCATGGGTAAGCCCGGGATTATCCATCTGGAAGGTGAACCTGGAAATGCCCCCTAATGCTTCGCTGTGGCGCAGGATCTTTGTTGCTACCTCTCCGGGATCGCCTACGACATAGGCCCCGGTTGGCCCGGCCTGCGCTTCAAATTGCGCGCGTGTGGGTACCGCCCAGCCCCGTTCCTTGCCGATCTTTCCCATCATTTGCTGGTATCCCGGGAAATACGCGTCCTTTGCCTGCTGCGTGGTTTCAGCTACATAGCCCAGGAAGTGCAATCCTACTTTTAGCTTTTCACGCGGGTGGCCGGCTTTTTTACCTGCCTCATAATACAGGTCGATCAAAGGACGGAAATTACGCGTCTCCCCGCCGATAACCGCTACCATCAGCGGCAGGCCCAGCATGCCGGCCCGCACAAAAGATTGCGGTGTTCCGCCAACGCCGATCCACACAGGAAGAGATCCCTGGTAGGGCCGCGGGTAGATAGGCTGCTCCTGCAGTGCAGGGCGGAACCGGCCTTTCCAGGTTACTGTTTCCTGATCCCGGATGGCCAGCAGCAATTCGATCTTTTCGGCGAAGAGCGCATCATAATCGTCCAGATTCAACCCGAATAAAGGGTATGCATCTACAAAAGATCCCCTGCCGGCTACGATCTCCGCACGGCCTTTGGAGATCAGATCCAACGTGGCGTATTCCTGGAACACCCGCACCGGATCCGCCGCACTTAATACCGTGACGGCGCTCGTCAGGCGTATGTTTTTAGTACGGGCAGCGGCGGCGGCCAGGATCACCGCAGGCGCTTCATCCAAAAACTCTTTGCGATGATGTTCGCCCAGTCCAAAGACATGCAATCCAGACCGGTCGGCAAACTCGATCTTTGCCAATAATGCCTCCATGGCCTGCAGGCTCTCCCCGGGGCGCAGCGGACCATCATAGGCCCCGGTTGCAATAAAACTATCTATTCCTATTTCCATGATTTTTTAAATTGTAAAAACGCCGGATCCGGTTTGTTCCCCTCCCGTTACTGCGTCTTTGTCTTGTCAATTTAAATCATAATGATCATTTTAAAAAGAATAATATGCAAAACGGTAGATTGTGGTAGCCTACCTTTAGTCTATCGCATTCGCAGCGTTCGTTGTATTCAATACTTGCATAATTTAGCCTTGAAATAAGATCTGCTAAACAATAAAGAATAAAAATTATGAGCAAAATTATTTTCGACAGCGCTATATCACTTGATGGTTTCTTTGCGGGGGACAACAGGGGCCCCGACAACCCAATGGGGGGCGTTTCCGGGAAAATTCATAGTTGGATGTTTAAACAAAAAGCATTTTGGAAAAATATCAATAGGGAAGGGGGCGAAGAATACGGCGCAGACAGCAAGTTAATTGATGAGGTGTTTGCAAGAACGGGTGCTTACATTATGGGAAAACGAATGTTTGAAGAAGGCGAAGTGCATTGGGCGGAAGATTTATACAAAACAGATGTGTATGTGCTGACGCACGAGCGACGGGAGCCCTGGGTTCAAAAGGGAACCACAACTTTCTATTTCATCAACGACGGCATACAAAGTGCTTTGGAAAAGGCAAGACGATCCGCCGGCGGCAAAGACATAAGAATACAGGGCGGTGCTGATACGATCCGGCAATTTCTCAATGCAGGACTCGTGGAAGAATTTTTCATTCATATTGCTCCTGTTTTTTTAGAGAGCGGTATCCGGTTGTTTGATGGTATTGATAAAGACAAATATGAAATTCAAATTATTGAAGTAATAC
Proteins encoded in this region:
- a CDS encoding cold-shock protein, which produces MAESWNKRERELKKKNAKKKKEEKKQERKEHADKGKSFDDMLAYVDEYGNLSATPPDRTHKPITDIPPVVANSRALNPVDNTHTGVVTFYDSNKGFGFIKDTHTGESIFVHVNASAVELKENLKVAFEIERGPKGLIAVNVKAAV
- a CDS encoding RNA recognition motif domain-containing protein; translated protein: MNIFVSNLGYSFTSEDLSELFSSYGAVDSARVITDKITRQSRGFGFVEMPDENAAIKAIRDLNGTMQDGRSIKVSEARPKEEKPSYSNRW
- a CDS encoding Na+/H+ antiporter, giving the protein MASFGSVRNSILLSAAIIKGFLINAGIVFFSRFNIMLHHLPFYLLLIVFIMLLVMLAKRINVAYPIILVLGGLAISLIPAMPVVEINHELIFFVFLPPLLYEAAWQTSWKEFWRFRRIISSFAFLIVILTSLVVAWVASSFIPGFSLALGFLLGGIVSPPDAVSASAIMKSVKVPKALEAIIEGESLLNDASSLIVFRFALVAVETGSFVFRDAAFSFFWVILAGIAIGLAVGFLFYLLHRWLPTDVNIDLVFTLVAPYAMYLAAESLHVSGVLAVVSGGLFLSTHQHRIMNSSSRLRVTSVWSALGFVLNGLVFMLIGLALPSIANGLGDVSMNEAIGYGVLITGVLIVGRLLSAYGAIGFTLFISRYIRTAGAPRNWKAPFIFGWSGMRGVVSLAAALSIPAVLTGTTIPFPQRNLILFITFIVILLTLIVQGLTMPWFIKVLRLEDPDHHPAYEEERKMISQRLASNSLSYMREHYADELTAQPALQKISQIWESKKEFTGNEQLNVVCRNVYLEVINKQRDWLHEWNKDLKTNEEIIRGQLMQLDLEEEKLKLS
- a CDS encoding Atu2307/SP_0267 family LLM class monooxygenase, which translates into the protein MEIGIDSFIATGAYDGPLRPGESLQAMEALLAKIEFADRSGLHVFGLGEHHRKEFLDEAPAVILAAAAARTKNIRLTSAVTVLSAADPVRVFQEYATLDLISKGRAEIVAGRGSFVDAYPLFGLNLDDYDALFAEKIELLLAIRDQETVTWKGRFRPALQEQPIYPRPYQGSLPVWIGVGGTPQSFVRAGMLGLPLMVAVIGGETRNFRPLIDLYYEAGKKAGHPREKLKVGLHFLGYVAETTQQAKDAYFPGYQQMMGKIGKERGWAVPTRAQFEAQAGPTGAYVVGDPGEVATKILRHSEALGGISRFTFQMDNPGLTHEQVYRSIELIGTKVIPLVNGPQGQ
- a CDS encoding dihydrofolate reductase family protein; this encodes MSKIIFDSAISLDGFFAGDNRGPDNPMGGVSGKIHSWMFKQKAFWKNINREGGEEYGADSKLIDEVFARTGAYIMGKRMFEEGEVHWAEDLYKTDVYVLTHERREPWVQKGTTTFYFINDGIQSALEKARRSAGGKDIRIQGGADTIRQFLNAGLVEEFFIHIAPVFLESGIRLFDGIDKDKYEIQIIEVIPSDQTTHLRYRLTKKV